The following coding sequences lie in one Erwinia amylovora genomic window:
- the cdd gene encoding cytidine deaminase — protein sequence MHPRFQPAFATLPLPLQHALKPLLSAADFAGFISAEQAVALKKQCEFNDSELAFALLPLAAACAVAPLSGFSVGAIARGESGTLWFGANMEFVGATMQQTVHAEQSAVTHAWLRGENALAGITVNYTPCGHCRQFMNELNSGSGLMIELPGRAAATLGHYLPDSFGPRDLAITTLLMDDVDHGIAPRGDALQQAALSAANRSHAPYTGAWSGVALQTRAGAIFAGRYAENAAFNPSLPPLQGALNLLNLAGEDLHDIRRAVLAEAPGAKLSQQNASAALLAALGCQDFVTIPLG from the coding sequence ATGCACCCACGTTTTCAGCCGGCATTTGCCACGCTTCCCCTCCCCTTACAGCACGCGCTGAAACCCCTGCTATCCGCTGCGGACTTTGCCGGGTTTATCAGCGCAGAACAGGCCGTTGCCCTGAAGAAACAGTGTGAATTCAACGACAGCGAACTGGCCTTTGCCCTGCTGCCGCTGGCGGCGGCCTGCGCCGTTGCACCGCTGTCTGGCTTTAGCGTGGGGGCTATAGCCCGGGGCGAAAGCGGCACGTTGTGGTTTGGTGCCAATATGGAATTCGTCGGCGCCACCATGCAGCAAACGGTCCATGCCGAACAGAGCGCGGTCACGCATGCCTGGCTGCGAGGGGAAAACGCGCTGGCTGGCATCACCGTTAATTACACGCCGTGCGGCCACTGCCGCCAGTTTATGAATGAACTGAACAGCGGATCCGGGCTGATGATCGAACTACCGGGCCGCGCCGCCGCCACGCTTGGCCACTATCTGCCGGACTCCTTCGGACCACGCGATCTGGCCATTACCACCCTGCTGATGGACGATGTCGACCACGGCATCGCCCCCCGGGGCGATGCGCTGCAACAGGCCGCGCTGTCTGCCGCCAACCGCAGTCATGCGCCTTACACCGGGGCATGGAGCGGCGTTGCGCTGCAAACCCGCGCCGGAGCCATCTTTGCCGGTCGCTATGCAGAAAATGCCGCCTTTAACCCCAGCCTGCCGCCGTTGCAAGGCGCGTTGAATTTACTCAACCTGGCCGGAGAGGATCTGCACGATATCAGGCGTGCGGTGCTGGCTGAAGCGCCAGGAGCAAAGCTGAGCCAGCAAAACGCCAGCGCAGCACTGCTGGCGGCGCTGGGGTGCCAGGATTTCGTCACCATTCCATTGGGATAA
- a CDS encoding CidA/LrgA family protein, which produces MRSVLHVIWRYLRAMLIIYLCLYVGRGVAMLLPLAIPGSILGMLLLLILLSANILPLSWVKPGCHLLIRYMALLFVPISVGIMDHMDIISAQFAPIVISCTVGTLVVLVTTALVAQRMERRHHQRQGDKDE; this is translated from the coding sequence ATGCGTTCCGTGCTGCACGTTATCTGGCGATATCTGCGCGCCATGCTGATCATTTATCTCTGTCTGTATGTCGGTCGCGGTGTGGCCATGCTGTTGCCCCTTGCTATCCCCGGCAGTATTCTCGGCATGCTGTTGCTTCTTATCCTGCTTAGCGCAAACATCCTTCCGCTTAGCTGGGTCAAACCCGGCTGCCATCTGCTCATTCGTTATATGGCGCTGCTGTTCGTCCCCATCAGCGTGGGCATCATGGATCATATGGATATCATCAGCGCGCAGTTCGCTCCGATTGTCATCTCCTGCACGGTCGGCACGCTGGTGGTACTGGTGACCACCGCTCTGGTGGCGCAGCGTATGGAGCGCCGCCATCACCAACGCCAGGGAGATAAGGATGAGTGA